From Rutidosis leptorrhynchoides isolate AG116_Rl617_1_P2 chromosome 3, CSIRO_AGI_Rlap_v1, whole genome shotgun sequence, a single genomic window includes:
- the LOC139898500 gene encoding phytochrome-interacting ankyrin-repeat protein 1-like: MSEDLVLGSNGDRKRVRRSVSFGSDRDDRGWTLLHVGARKGDLKEVKRLLSEGMDANVAALGPKSHGVTPLHLAAKGGHLKVMDKLLEHGANIDARTKGACGWTPLHTAAKEKNRRAIRFLVENGAFLPDNIEDTRFNPPVHYCHGLEWAYDEMKRVQLESGSSSGEGSYSSDS, translated from the exons ATGAGTGAAGACTTGGTATTGGGTTCGAATGGCGATCGAAAGCGTGTAAGGCGGTCTGTTAGTTTTGGGAGTGATAGGGATGATAGAGGATGGACTCTGCTTCATGTTGGTGCTAGAAAAGGGGATCTTAAAGAG GTGAAAAGGCTCCTTAGCGAAGGAATGGATGCAAACGTGGCTGCATTAGGCCCGAAATCACATGGGGTCACCCCTCTTCATCTTGCGGCTAAGGGTGGTCATTTAAAGGTTATGGATAAACTTCTTGAACACGGTGCTAATATCGATGCCCGAACCAAGGGTGCTTGTGGCT GGACTCCACTTCATACTGCTGCAAAAGAGAAAAACAGGAGAGCGATCAGATTTTTAGTTGAAAATGGGGCGTTTTTGCCGGATAACATTGAAGATACGAGGTTTAATCCACCGGTACATTACTGTCATGGTCTTGAATGGGCTTATGACGAGATGAAACGAGTCCAACTAGAGAGTGGCTCATCATCAGGAGAGGGGTCTTACAGTTCTGACA